A segment of the Candidatus Cloacimonadota bacterium genome:
CAGGCCCGCCGCGCGCAGGTTTTCCGCCACCTCGGACCAGGCCCGGAAACCGCAGAGGGCGGTGAATTCGGTGAGCGCGCAGAGCAGTTCCGGTTTTGCCCGGGGATCACGGTAATTGCGCAGGGGCGAATCCGCTGCCAGGTTCAGGCTGTTTTCCCGTTCCCAACCCAGCCGGGCCTGCGCCGCGGAAGGATGCGCCTGGATCGAAAGCGGACGTTCCGCCGCCAGAACTTTCAGCAAAAAGGGCAGTTGCCCCTCCGCCAGTTCCGCGCCCCGGCCCAGGATCCTGTCCGGAGCGGCGGCGATGAAATCCCTCAGGCTGATCTCGCCCTGAGGCGTGCGCAAACTGGACGATCCCGCGGGATGGGCCCCCATCCACATTTCCGCCACCGGCAGAGCCGGGTCCGGCTCTCTGCCCAGCAGGCGGGGAATGAAGTCCGGCGAGCCCCAGGCGTAGTGCTTGAGCGGATTGTTCAGCTTGTAAAGTCCCATCTTCATCCCCCCAATTTGCCCAGCCGGGACTGCAGCAGCTGCAGCAGCGGGCTGAGCAGGGGAAAGTAGCGTTTGGCCTCGTTCAGGTAGTGGCGGGCTTTGTCTGTGTGTTTTTGCTGGATGAGCAGGCGGATGATCTCTTCGTAGAGCCCCATCGAATAGGGGTTGCGTTCGATGGCGCGTTCCAGCGGCGGGATGGCCAAAGCCGGCGCGCCGCATTTCACGGCGCAATCGGCATAGATGAGCACATGCTCGGTCTGGATCAGGGCGCCGCTGCGGTCGTAGGCGCGGAAAGCGTTCAGGGCCAGCAGCCAGTTTTGGAAATGGGCGTAGGTGAGCCCCTTGAGCAGCAGCAGATGGCGGTGGGGGCCGATCTTGGCCTCGGCCCGGGCGATGTATTGCTGAGCGGCTTCATAATCCTCCACGCGCAGCAGCTGTTCCACCAGCAGGAAATAGATGAAGGGATTGTTGTCGATCACCGTCATCAGGTCCTTCATGATCTCGATGCTTTCGCGGTTCCGGCCCAGATAGGCCAGCGCCAGGGCTTTGTTGTAGCGCACATCCGA
Coding sequences within it:
- a CDS encoding tetratricopeptide repeat protein; the encoded protein is MGDRDLQNLIQRAEALMKTNWIHAVQLLIRAAGENPQDPRPLIALGDFYQQRQLYDKAVKSYQTALKLKPGDNQLKLIIGNTYFAQGEYQLAIVYYDQISDPHSDVRYNKALALAYLGRNRESIEIMKDLMTVIDNNPFIYFLLVEQLLRVEDYEAAQQYIARAEAKIGPHRHLLLLKGLTYAHFQNWLLALNAFRAYDRSGALIQTEHVLIYADCAVKCGAPALAIPPLERAIERNPYSMGLYEEIIRLLIQQKHTDKARHYLNEAKRYFPLLSPLLQLLQSRLGKLGG